The DNA window tagaaaaaactataaatttattaatacagAAATGGCTGTTTCCCCATTATGCTCAGGCGACAAAAAAAGGTGTAGAAACTGTTTAAACTCTATAAAAATCATCGAAATCGAATTCGcgattaaaattaaaatctgAATCTACTTTTTCTGGAGACGTATCATCATCTCGATTCATTAGTAAATCTGTAGAAGGTACAACAGTTCCTTCTGCTTTTAGTAAATCTAGAAGGAATCCTCTAGCTAAACTTAGagtaaaatgaattatatcaTCTGTTAATTTCACACCTGTACCTTTTTCATAAACACTTATAACTCTTTTCATTTCATCATAATCATTACaaacgttttttttttctggaATAGTTTTTGCCTTATCCACCTTAACTGACATTTCCTCTTCTAATCTTTCCTCTATCCAAAAATATTTCTGTATTTGTTTACAATATTCTTCTGTTATATAATCCTGACGTAGAAAGTAAAGAAG is part of the Plasmodium malariae genome assembly, chromosome: 14 genome and encodes:
- the PmUG01_14018100 gene encoding gamete antigen 27/25, putative; this encodes MNIYIFLQIQIFVICVLIKCASGSIYLGESIRSSLGSEEVNYEYNYEHYKNGPVREEIKKWLDVEFHASTDVLYYLLRISKHKWNIFYDILFTSHITNAVRKFEEMYSFRFIDENARQSCVSRIKGRLLYFLRQDYITEEYCKQIQKYFWIEERLEEEMSVKVDKAKTIPEKKNVCNDYDEMKRVISVYEKGTGVKLTDDIIHFTLSLARGFLLDLLKAEGTVVPSTDLLMNRDDDTSPEKVDSDFNFNREFDFDDFYRV